Proteins co-encoded in one Solea senegalensis isolate Sse05_10M linkage group LG8, IFAPA_SoseM_1, whole genome shotgun sequence genomic window:
- the LOC122774019 gene encoding ribosomal protein S6 kinase beta-1-like, whose product MAGVFDIDLDQPEDNVSDDECEEVQINDIMDQCSGFEFNMDDCEKIEISEDNVNQGTENIRPECFELLRVLGKGGYGKVFQVRKVVGAASGKIFAMKVLKKVT is encoded by the exons ATGGCTGGAGTGTTTGACATTGATTTGGATCAGCCGGAGGACAATGTCTCCGACGATGAGTGCGAGGAG GTTCAAATCAATGATATCATGGATCAGTGCAGTGGATTTGAATT CAACATGGACGACTGTGAGAAGATTGAGATATCGGAGGACAATGTCAATCAGGGGACGGAGAACATTAGACCTGAGTGCTTTGAGCTGCTGCGGGTCCTGGGGAAAGGTGGCTATGGAAAG GTTTTCCAAGTTCGAAAAGTTGTCGGTGCTGCTTCAGGCAAAATATTTGCCatgaaagttttaaaaaaggtaACTTAA
- the LOC122774018 gene encoding tubulin delta chain-like, with protein sequence MSVVTLQLGQCGNQVGQELYDVICSDAQDAQRRTTHTTVSCERFFHQNKHGDLVARAVLIDMEPKVIKQSMKKAADSGRWRYGDDSHFSQKQGSGNNWANGFCVHGPRHIEVVEELVRREVERCDRLAGFMTMMSVAGGTGSGVGTYVTQSLRDAYSKSFILNHLTWPYGTGEVIVQNYNSVLTLAHLYQLSDAILVHENDTVHRICSQLLNIKHISFSDVNRVIAHQLGSVLQPALTADSHGVYSRNPLGELVSSLACHPEYKLLSVCTIPQMPSSSIAYSTFSWPGLLKHLRQMLISNSKMEDGIDWQMRPPSASERTRSLTGASFNTSLANLLILRGKDVYSAEAGGFEDPALYTSWLSPETAFTRWNSPVPFNKYEKSATLVSNSQALLKPLDNMVRKAWNMFASRAYIHQYIRFGISEEDFLDSFTSVEQVISSYTQLCN encoded by the exons ATGTCCGTGGTGACGCTTCAGCTGGGTCAGTGTGGGAACCAGGTTGGTCAGGAGCTCTATGACGTCATCTGCAGTGACGCGCAGGACGCACAGAGGAGAACGACACACACCACAGTCAGCTGTGAGCGCTTCTTccaccaaaacaaacatggag ATCTTGTGGCGAGAGCAGTGCTCATAGACATGGAGCCTAAAGTGATAAAGCAGAGTATGAAGAAGGCTGCAGATTCAGGCAGGTGGAGATATGGAGATGATTCTCACTTCAGCCAGAAACAGGGTTCTGGAAACAACTGGGCTAATGG GTTTTGTGTCCATGGTCCTCGTCACAtagaggtggtggaggagctggTGAGGCGAGAGGTGGAGCGCTGTGACAGACTGGCTGGTTTCATGACCATGATGAGTGTGGCAGGAGGAACTGGCTCTGGGGTCGGTACCTACGTCACACAGAGTCTCCGAGACGCCTACTCAAAGTCTTTCATCCTCAACCACCTCACCTGGCCTTATGGGACTGGAGAG GTGATTGTTCAGAACTACAACTCAGTGCTGACGCTGGCTCATCTCTATCAGCTGTCAGACGCCATCCTGGTGCACGAGAACGACACGGTGCACAGGATCTGCAGTCAGCTGCTCAACATCAAACACATCTCCTTCAGTGACGTCAACAGGGTCATCGCTCACCAGCTTGGCAGTGTGCTGCAGCCTGCACTCACTGCCGACTCCCATGGTGTCTACAGTAGAAATCCACTGG gtgagtTGGTGAGCAGCCTTGCATGTCACCCAGAGTACAAGCTGCTCAGTGTGTGCACGATCCCTCAGATGCCGAGTTCCTCCATCGCCTACAGCACGTTCAGCTGGCCGGGGCTGCTCAAGCACCTGCGACAAATGCTCATCTCCAACAGCAAGATGGAGGATG GTATAGACTGGCAGATGCGTCCACCTTCAGCCTCTGAGCGAACCAGGAGTCTGACAGGAGCCAGCTTCAACACCTCCCTGGCCAACCTGCTCATTCTGAGGGGCAAAGATGTGTACAGTGCAGAGGCTG GTGGCTTTGAGGATCCAGCTCTGTACACATCCTGGCTGTCACCAGAAACTGCTTTCACGAGGTGGAATTCACCTGTGCCTttcaataaatatgaaaaatcaGCCACACTGGTCAGTAACAGTCAGGCTCTGCTCAAACCCCTGGACAACATGGTGAGAAAAGCCTGGAACATGTTTGCCTCCAG AGCTTATATTCATCAGTACATCAGGTTTGGAATCTCAGAGGAGGATTTTCTGGACAGTTTTACGTCTGTGGAGCAAGTCATATCCAGCTACACTCAACTGTGCAACTAA